The nucleotide sequence ATGTTCTTTGACCGCGCGCGTCGTATCGAAGAACATCATACCGAAGGCGTACAGGGCCATGACCGCACCGGTATAGACGATGATCTGGACGACCCCCAGGAAGTCCGCGTTCAGCAGGAAGAAGAACGCCGAGATCATGATCATCCCCGCCGCCATGGAGCTCAGGGCGTAGAGGGCCTGGCTGCTCATCACGGTGTAGGAGAACATCGCGATGGTCAGGACCGCGAAAAGGTAAAATGCAATAGCTTCCATTCAGGCTCCTTAATACGCCAGCGGCGTCTTCGTGACGCGCGCATCTTCGTTCGGGGTAACGGCACCGAATCCCGGGTACTCTTTCTGCTCGCCCTTGATCGCCATATCGATCGGGGTCAGCATATCCTCGAACAGGATGAAGTGTTCGCGCTGCTCGGAGGTGTTCTCGTAGCGCGGCCCGTGGACGATCGCCAGCTCCGGGCAGACTTCGGCGCAGTAGCCGCAGAAGATACAGCGGCCGAGGTTGATCGTATACTCCGTCACCGCTTTGCGGCTGTTCTCGTCGATGCGCGTGTCCATGCGGATACAATCCGAGATACAGATCTTCTCGCAAAGCCCGCAGCCGATACAGCGTTCCGTACCGGATTCGAAGAGGCGCTGCATCTCGTGAACGGCGCGGTAGCGCGGCCCGATCGGCAGCTTCTCTTTCGGGTACTGCACGGTATGGATGTCAAATTTGATCATCTCGCGCATGACGACCCAGAGGCCGACGAAAAGCTCGCCGCTCGCCGCCCGCTTGACCACCTGTTTGAACCGGTCCCATCCCGTTTCCGGATAGTCCTCGATATCGACCTTGAAGTAGTGCTGCTGCACGTTTCTGTCAGTAAATTGTTCCAGACTCATCACGACCCCTTAAAACATCATCACAATGCCGGTAACAACGACATTGATAACCGCGAGCGGCATCAGCACTTTCCAGCAGAGCCACATCAGTTGGTCCGGACGGACATCCGGCCATGCCGCACGTGTCCAGAGGAAAAAGAAGAAGAAGAACGCCACTTTGAGCAGGAGGCCCAGTGCGCCCATCACCGTACCGTCACCGTATCCGCCGAGGAAGACGATCGCCATCACGAAGGAGATGAAGAACATGTTCGCATACTCCCCGATAAAGAAGAGACCCCAGCGCATGCCCGAATACTCCGTACCGAAACCGTCGATGATCTCGTGGTCGTTGGCGACGAGGTGGAACGGCGTACGTCCCGTCTCGGCAAACGCCGCGATCCAGAAGAGGATAAAGGAGATGAAGCCCATCGGGTGCGCGAAGGCCATCCAGCCGTTCGCCGCCTGGTACTCGTTGAAGTCCAGCAAGGAGAGCGACCCGATGATCATCAGCGGTACCAGCAGCGCCAGCCCCGTGACCACCTCGTAGGAGATGAAGATCGCCGCACCGCGCGCCGCGGAGATAAGCGACCATTTGTTGTTCGACGCCATACCCCCCAGCAGCGGGCCATAGAGGCCGATGGCCATTACGCCCAGGATATAAAGGATCCCGATGTTGACGTCGGCGATGATCGGGTGCACCGTGTAGCCGAAGAGCGTGAACTCCGGCAGGAACGGGATCGCCGCTGCCGCCATGAATGCCGTTGCCGCCGTAATGACCGGTGCGATCTTGAAGATCGGCCCGACGACGCCGGACGGAACGATGTCCTCTTTGGTAAAGAGCTTGATCCCGTCGGCTGCGATCTGCAGCAGGCCGTACGGACCGACGTGCATCGGCCCCAGACGGCGCTGCATAAACGCGAGCACTTTACGTTCGAAATAGGTTCCGAAGCCGGCCAGTGCCGAGAAGACCAGCAGTACCACGACGATCTTGACGAGCGTCTCGATAATAAATGCTGTATCCATTTACCCCTCCTTATGAATGGATGCTGTCGCAAAGCGGTATGCGCCGAACAGCTCCTCTGTTTTGATGTTTGGATCGAACGTCGTGACGCACATAACGCTGCCGTCGATCTTGTTGTCTTCGACCACTTTCAGGCTCTGTTCGCCCGCAGCCGTTTTGACGCGGACCGTGTCGCCTGCAGCCACGCCCATCGCTGCAAGCTGTGCCGGAGAGAGGTAAATACCGCTCTCTTCGTTCAGCTGGTGCGGCTTCATCGTGAAGGCCGTGAACTGGCGTACCGGGTTTGCCGCGTAGATCACGTTTTCGCCTTCGAGTGCCAGGGCTTCATCGATCTTTTCAACCGCTTCGTCACCCGTTGCAACGGCAACGTTGTTCAGCGCGTAGCCGCGGACTTCCGTGCCGTCGTTCTCGAAACGGTTCGGCAGGCTGTCGAACTCGCGCGCCTCGAATCCGCACGCAACCGGAAGCTGCGCCGTATAGTTGATGGCGTACTTCGCATTCAACCCGAGGGCATTGGCGATGTCGTTGAGTTCATAGCCGCCGTACGGCAGCGCCGCGTTGGTCGGGTTGACACGCTTCTCGATGCCGGTCAGCGTCCCCTCCTGCTGGTTCATCGCCGGCATATCGAGGTCGCCTCCTCCCAACGCGCTGAGGGTAAAGTCGCCCTTCGTGTTGTAGCCGATGCTGTAGTCGCCCGCTTCGCTGTCGAGGTCGCAGATGAGCGCCACGCCGAGCGTATTGCTGAGCGGCGGAATCATCGTGAGGCTGAAGTCCGTGTACTTCTCGACGAGCGCACAGAGGCGCGCCAGGTTCTTCGCGTTCGGGTGCGTATAGAGGTCCGGACCCGCGATAAGGGCGAAGGCATCTTTTTTCTTCAGGTTTTTGTCCAGGAAGTCGTCCCACGCCTTCGTGTCGATATCGAGCAGCTCAAGCAGGCGGTTCTCGTCGACTTCGACCTCTTTGGAGACCTTCTTGGGAACCATGGTCGTCTTCTCTTCCTCGACCTCTTCCTCTTCGCCCGTCTCCTCGTTGACCTTTTTGACCATCACCTTCTCGACGACCTTCTCTTTGATCGTCTCTTCGACCGTAATCGTTTTGAGCGTGTGGAAGGATGCCAGGTACTCCGTGACGTCGGCAGGAAGCTTCTCTTTGTCCCCGAAAAGGTCGAGGATCAGATAGAGTGCCGCCTCTTCGCGCAGCGGTTTGTGGTAGGCCGTAAAGACCCCCTTGCCGATCCCTTCGATGACCGGGTCGGCCAGCGGGTGGAAATAGATCCCCGCGCCCTTGTTCATCTTGATGGCGTTGTTGAAGGCGTAGCGTGCGTTCGGGTTGTCCGATTTGAGCGCCGTACCGACGGAGACGACGAAGTTCGCATCGTGCGCCATCTTCAGGTCGCCGCCGTAGAGCTGCTGGCCGCTGACCGCTGCATAGTCGTCGAGGAACGTTTTGAACGTACGCGCTTCCTCGTTGATGAGGCGGTACCCTTTGAGTTCCTTCAGCTTCTGCAGCATCAGCGCCTCTTCGTTGCTGATCGTGCTCGTAAAGCGGATCGTATCTGCCTTATCGAAGGCTGCGATCGCCGCGCCGAAGGCCGCTTCGTCTTTTTCGACACCGCGGTTCTCGAAGTCGTAGCCGTAGCGTCCCGCACCGCAGAGGGAGACGTAGTTCCACTCGTTGCTCGTACGGTAGATCTTCTCTTCATTGCTGTCAACGGAGGTGTGCTTCACTTCGTAGTTGAGCTGGCAGCCCGCCGAACAGTGCGAACAGGTTGCCGGGACCTTCTGCTGTTCCCACGCGTTTGTCGTGTAGACGAAGTCCGTGTCGACCAGGGCGCCGACCGGACAGACCGCCGCACACTCGCCGCA is from Sulfurimonas sp. HSL-1656 and encodes:
- a CDS encoding NADH-quinone oxidoreductase subunit G; amino-acid sequence: MSKITITIDGRPIECEEGEYILNAARANGIFIPAICYLTRCSPTLACRICLVEADGKQVYACNAKTKDGMDITTTTDNIATERRAIMEVYDVNHPLQCGVCDQSGECELQNYTLELGVDSQSYSIADVERPIKDWGHLHYDPGLCIVCERCVTVCKDMIGDNSLKTVPRGGDAIDAEFKETMPKDAYAMWNKLNKSVIGLTSGEEMLDCTSCGECAAVCPVGALVDTDFVYTTNAWEQQKVPATCSHCSAGCQLNYEVKHTSVDSNEEKIYRTSNEWNYVSLCGAGRYGYDFENRGVEKDEAAFGAAIAAFDKADTIRFTSTISNEEALMLQKLKELKGYRLINEEARTFKTFLDDYAAVSGQQLYGGDLKMAHDANFVVSVGTALKSDNPNARYAFNNAIKMNKGAGIYFHPLADPVIEGIGKGVFTAYHKPLREEAALYLILDLFGDKEKLPADVTEYLASFHTLKTITVEETIKEKVVEKVMVKKVNEETGEEEEVEEEKTTMVPKKVSKEVEVDENRLLELLDIDTKAWDDFLDKNLKKKDAFALIAGPDLYTHPNAKNLARLCALVEKYTDFSLTMIPPLSNTLGVALICDLDSEAGDYSIGYNTKGDFTLSALGGGDLDMPAMNQQEGTLTGIEKRVNPTNAALPYGGYELNDIANALGLNAKYAINYTAQLPVACGFEAREFDSLPNRFENDGTEVRGYALNNVAVATGDEAVEKIDEALALEGENVIYAANPVRQFTAFTMKPHQLNEESGIYLSPAQLAAMGVAAGDTVRVKTAAGEQSLKVVEDNKIDGSVMCVTTFDPNIKTEELFGAYRFATASIHKEG
- the nuoH gene encoding NADH-quinone oxidoreductase subunit NuoH, which gives rise to MDTAFIIETLVKIVVVLLVFSALAGFGTYFERKVLAFMQRRLGPMHVGPYGLLQIAADGIKLFTKEDIVPSGVVGPIFKIAPVITAATAFMAAAAIPFLPEFTLFGYTVHPIIADVNIGILYILGVMAIGLYGPLLGGMASNNKWSLISAARGAAIFISYEVVTGLALLVPLMIIGSLSLLDFNEYQAANGWMAFAHPMGFISFILFWIAAFAETGRTPFHLVANDHEIIDGFGTEYSGMRWGLFFIGEYANMFFISFVMAIVFLGGYGDGTVMGALGLLLKVAFFFFFFLWTRAAWPDVRPDQLMWLCWKVLMPLAVINVVVTGIVMMF
- the nuoI gene encoding NADH-quinone oxidoreductase subunit NuoI, which translates into the protein MSLEQFTDRNVQQHYFKVDIEDYPETGWDRFKQVVKRAASGELFVGLWVVMREMIKFDIHTVQYPKEKLPIGPRYRAVHEMQRLFESGTERCIGCGLCEKICISDCIRMDTRIDENSRKAVTEYTINLGRCIFCGYCAEVCPELAIVHGPRYENTSEQREHFILFEDMLTPIDMAIKGEQKEYPGFGAVTPNEDARVTKTPLAY